The following are encoded together in the Juglans microcarpa x Juglans regia isolate MS1-56 chromosome 2D, Jm3101_v1.0, whole genome shotgun sequence genome:
- the LOC121250116 gene encoding phospholipid--sterol O-acyltransferase produces MRALSPPPSTLAATLLLFLLQCSVSSAGQFSGDSSKLSGIIIPGFASTQLRAWSILDCPYSPLDFNPLDLVWLDTTKLLSAVNCWLKCMWLDPYNQTDHPECKSRPDCGLSAITELDPGYITGPLSSVWKEWIKWCIEFGIEANAIIAVPYDWRLSPSMLEERDLYFHKLKLTFETALKLRGGPSIVLAHSLGNNVFRYFLEWLKLEIPPKHYVRWLDEHIHAYFAVGAPLLGSIQTVKSTLSGDTFGLPVSEGTARLLFNSFSSSLWMLPFSKYCRADHTYWKHFSGVTRRGHQTYHCEEQEFRSNFSGLATNIINIEIPSIRGFDAYPSVSEVAETNFSRMECGLPTQLSFSAREIADGTFFKAIEDYDPDSKRLLYQLEKSYHGDPVLNPLTPWDRPPIKNVFCVYGIDSKTEVGYYFAPSGKPYPDNWIITDIIFEVEGSLFSRSGDLVEGNAGAASGDETVPYHSLSWCKNWLGPKVNITRAPQSEHDGSNIQVELNVEHHGEDIVPNMTRSTRVKYITFYEDSESIPGKRTAVWELDKANHRNIVRSPVLMREVWLQIWHDIHPDAKSNFVTKAKRGPLRDEDCYWDYGKARCAWPEYCEYRYVFGDVHLGQSCRVKNSSSDLKLHYL; encoded by the exons ATGAGAGctctttctcctcctccttctaCTCTAGCCGCCACtcttctcctcttcctcctccaatGCTCCGTCTCCAGCGCCGGTCAATTCTCCGGCGACTCCTCCAAGCTCTCTGGCATCATAATCCCCGGCTTCGCCTCCACCCAGCTCCGCGCCTGGTCCATCCTCGACTGCCCCTATTCCCCTCTCGACTTCAACCCTCTCGACTTGGTCTGGCTCGACACCACGAAA CTTCTTTCTGCTGTCAACTGCTGGCTTAAGTGCATGTGGCTCGATCCTTACAATCAAACGGATCATCCAGAATGCAAGTCTAGGCCAGACTGCGGTCTTTCTGCTATCACTGAACTGGACCCAGGCTATATAACGG GTCCTCTCTCTTCAGTGTGGAAAGAATGGATTAAGTGGTGTATTGAGTTTGGTATTGAGGCTAACGCAATTATTGCCGTTCCATATGATTGGAGATTGTCTCCATCAATGCTTGAGGAGCGAGACCTTTACTTTCACAAGTTAAA ACTGACATTTGAAACTGCTCTTAAACTCCGTGGTGGTCCCTCTATCGTCTTGGCCCATTCACTGGGTAACAATGTGTTCCGTTATTTTTTGGAGTGGTTAAAGCTAGAAATTCCTCCGAAACATTATGTGCGGTGGCTGGATGAACACATTCACGCCTATTTTGCTGTTG GAGCTCCTCTTCTTGGTTCAATTCAGACGGTAAAATCAACACTTTCTGGAGATACTTTTGGTCTTCCTGTTTCTGAG GGGACAGCTCGGTTGTTGTtcaattcattttcttcttcattgtgGATGTTGCCCTTTTCAAAGTACTGTAGGGCAGATCATACATATTGGAAACATTTCTCTGGGGTGACCAGGCGTGGTCATCAAACATATCACTGCGAAGAGCAGGAATTCCGTTCAAACTTTTCTGGGTTGGCGACAAATATAATCAATATTGAAATTCCTTCAATCCGTG GGTTTGATGCTTATCCATCTGTTTCGGAAGTAGCTGAGACCAACTTTTCTAGAATGGAATGTGGACTGCCTACTCAGTTATCCTTCTCTGCACGTGAAATCGCGGATGGGACCTTTTTCAAAGCAATAGAGGACTATGATCCAGATAGCAAGAGGCTATTGTACCAGTTAGAGAA GTCATATCATGGTGATCCTGTTTTGAATCCACTTACACCTTGGGACAGACCAcctataaaaaatgttttttgtgTCTATGGAATAGATTCGAAGACTGAG GTTGGTTATTATTTTGCACCAAGTGGTAAGCCTTACCCTGATAATTGGATCATTACAGATATCATCTTTGAGGTTGAAGGATCTTTATTCTCAAG GTCAGGGGATCTGGTTGAAGGGAATGCGGGAGCTGCAAGTGGGGATGAGACA GTACCCTACCATTCCCTCTCATGGTGCAAGAATTGGCTTGGACCAAAAGTGAACATAACAAGGGCTCCTCAG TCGGAGCATGATGGGTCCAACATACAAGTGGAATTGAATGTAGAACATCATGGAGAAGACATTGTTCCCAATATGACAAGATCAACAAGGGTTAAGTACATCACCTTTTATGAAGATTCGGAAAGTATTCCTGGAAAGAGGACAGCAGTTTGGGAGCTTGATAAAG CAAATCACAGGAACATAGTTAGATCCCCAGTCCTAATGCGGGAGGTGTGGCTTCAGATCTGGCATGATATTCATCCTGATGCAAAATCCAATTTTGTTACAAAAG CTAAGCGTGGGCCTTTGCGGGATGAAGACTGTTATTGGGATTATGGGAAAGCTCGGTGTGCATGGCCTGAGTACTGTGAATATAG GTATGTTTTTGGGGATGTTCATCTAGGGCAGAGCTGTAGGGTGAAGAACTCTTCATCTGATCTGAAGTTGCATTATCTATAG